Proteins encoded by one window of Rhodamnia argentea isolate NSW1041297 chromosome 6, ASM2092103v1, whole genome shotgun sequence:
- the LOC125315578 gene encoding uncharacterized protein LOC125315578: MMPISDFTGGQASTYRIHHLEFANDTRLEKNMEPLFFLDSRLKESTERHFPTLGSPFFVDLELRLGRSPRNEMNQVDTGRHSGLASSSNPHRDLALGLPSSSSLTTSDCAGRPPDGEQHDNRNTEQLAKMKSNEPHTNRVDDPDSHYGPTGAELVSNPHQD; encoded by the exons ATGATGCCGATTTCAGATTTCACCGGTGGTCAAGCTTCCACCTACAG GATTCACCACCTTGAGTTTGCTAATGACACACGACTGGAGAAAAACATGGAACCGCTCTTTTTCTTGGACTCTCGCTTGAAGGAATCGACCGAAAGGCACTTCCCAACTTTGGGAAGTCCATTTTTCGTCGATCTAGAACTGAGGTTGGGACGTTCGCCGCGCAACGAGATGAATCAAGTCGACACGGGGCGTCATTCGGGACTCGCTTCGTCATCGAATCCCCACCGGGATCTGGCACTGGGCCTTCCTTCCAGCTCGAGCCTCACAACAAGTGATTGTGCAGGACGTCCACCAGACGGTGAGCAACATGACAACAGGAACACCGAGCAGTTGGCGAAGATGAAAAGCAACGAGCCACACACGAACCGTGTCGATGATCCCGATAGTCATTATGGGCCGACCGGTGCAGAGCTCGTTTCTAATCCTCATCAGGATTAG